The nucleotide window CCACTCACAATAAAGAGGAAGAGTAGGACTCACTGACTTTTTGCTgcgtcaacacagaaaaaggttaagtgaaataacttagatgttaactatcggtcaataatgcttgtctttctctcagacagacagggctttactgtccgtaacacacacacacacacacacacgcacgcacacacacacacacacacgcacgcacgcacgcacgcacacacacacacacacacacacacacacgcacgcacacacgcacgcacacatcgcaaaatgagctaacgttacgctaaaagctaatcagccttcacctcgaggactgtgagcgagctgagctactGCCTATACCTCCAgatcgtcaacgggctcatagtgatgttacaagtagttgactgggaggtgtttattatgatatggggatcgtccgctgcattatgctcacctgctgaacacctttctgctaacatgcaccgtctctcctctctgcctgcctctgccgtgagccctgattccatgcactctgaatacgcactgctgattggctcttaccgctttgcctgtaaccaatcagatggttgtgtgggtgggacaatgctgggggctGCAGAGACATAgtgacagagacagaggcagtacgaagcgtaccagcttgttaagactttagtttagcacaaaatgataatatcaatacgtctaatgaagtcaaatacaaataaggcaaccagagaagtatcctacacttctcttttgtaaagtaaatgtgaacatgcgatatgggcatctacatcgactatatgatttgcctgagaagccggacaggacaaaaaaaaaccaaaaatgttttggtttttttaagactttagtttaggcggtgggtaatgtgttgatgttgttaaggtggcctggcagtatagctcggttggtagcgcggccatgccagcaacttgagggttccaggttcaatcccagcttctgccatctgagccattgtgtccttgggcaagacactttacccacctgctcccagtgccacccacattggtttaaatgtacacttccacgtgatgtagaacagtagtaccacattttaaacatacacacacatctaaagaatataaaaataaatatatttggtgggccaaacaaaatgactcggggaaacaatgtttggtatgggccatatgacttaaaatctatatcttaataacaatatatgttacgatatatcatttggtatatgattgctaatagaagaatttcaaaatgggttacaaaagctcctaatttggcagctgacatatgcagtaacatattgtgtcatttataattgtattaatttggcgaaacaattattattaatgtacttgtttatttactgttaatatctggttgctttatttgagaaaataatactggaaatgatgaaatattttactgcatatttcatcaactaaattaggagcctgtgtagcctgttttaaaacggttctattaataattctataagaaataatatatgacagaatcaattttaaaccatcaaCCGTCAATCCATTGTAGAAAGTCCTGTTGTGCTGGTTTGTTTTtcctttcctgtgaataatgttgtaaagagcagcgtgtttgtgcgtcactgagatttcaagacagttcatacgataacttgtttttcctaagtgcatgtaaaagtactgaatgcattgtgtgactgagcacagatggatgtttctaaaacgtgtttgtcttcttgtggcctgcagatgtctgtgaagaacatcttctccctgagcaacagaagtggagcttcaggatggagccacagccctcccacattaaaaaggaaaagaaacacccactgatcccccattttaaagcggaagaggatgacccactgaccactcacatcaaagaggaagaggaggactcattgacccccaattttaaaaaggaagaggagaagccactaataacccattttaaagaggaagaggaggacctactgaccccttactttaaagaggaagaggaggaccaagagccgccgcacatcaaagaggaagaggaggaagagggcatcagtcagcctaaatggttggaggagttcccagtgactggtgtccctgtgaagagtgaagatgatgaggtgaaaggtgaaagtgaggagaggggagggggggagcctccaagcagcagctcaacacaacacatgacaacagaagctgatggagaccactgtggaggatcacaagcagacaagctcttagctccactatcagatagtgaggacacaacgtcacactctcctgacactgatgatgaagactctaaagatgataagacatgtcacactgacaacactcacttcacttgttctcactgtcacaaaacctttaaataccattgtcgtctaaaatcacacatgagaacacacactggagaaaaacctttctcttgttcaatctgtggtaaaggttttacagtaggtcatagtttgaaagtacacatgagaacacacacttgtgaaaaacgtttttcctgttcaacctgtggtaaaggttttacacaaagtcagagtttgaaaatacatattagaacacacactagagaaaaacctttttcttgttcactctgtagtaaaggttttacacaaagtatcaatttgaaggtacacatgagaacacacaccagtgaaaaacctttttcctgttcaatctgtggtaaaggttttagagaaagtcaacatttgaaagtacacatgagaacacacactggtgaaaaacctttttcatgttcaaactgcggtaaacattttactcagaggccagatttaaaagtacacatgagaacacacactggagaaaaacctttttcatgttctatctgtggtaaagattttactcagaggccacatttgaaagtacacatgagaacacacactggagaaaaacctttttcatgttcaatctgcggtaaagattttactcgaagggaaaatttcaaaaagcacatgagaatacacactggagaaaaaccttttcctgttcaatctgcagtaaatattttgcgcaacggcactatttgaaagaacacgtgagaacacacactcgagaaaaaccttttacatgttcagtatgttgtaaaagttttttacaaagtcagcatttgaaaagacacatgagaagacacccaggagagaaagtgttgagttgcagtgtgtgtggtgaaagattgtcttctaagtaccagtgtaagaaacacaagtgtgctggtgagaacagcagcagcaaatgaaactgcaggatttgaaataaactgtccagactttaactttgaccttcTAAAAACATCAGCACATAGTTTCTAAGATTTATAGATGAGATATTTTAGATTAttaccttttttcagtcaagtactacacatgacaagtgttttttaaagttgttcatgatttatcccccttttttagaattcctcaaacattatcaatttcagaaaacatgggaacgtttggaatgtttgggaaaagttaattatgtacatcatcccacagagctttactgtacatccatccatttgttctaccacttgtctctttcattttatatgtatagcatttaatcacatacttgtccgccaaagggtgttgcgttttggaggaactccttctgtcagagtgctgttcacacttcttttactgcggaaatctactcacaaaaacaatccaaacagtaggaaacaaaaaacaatggtgcgaaaaagagaagactaaatgtgcattttggaaaaaataacaaaagctacttctatacaaaaatgaactaaacttggtttggagttacaagacgtgcacaatacacaacaacaccaagatggatggcactgggaatggccaaggtagcaaaatactcaaagcatggaatcaactggcgtggagtagaatcgccgagtgccatccagctgtcaaggtgctgcttaagtagcaccagggtcaattggaagcagctgtgcacgtcccacaactccgcccacaaaggcaacacaggaactctaggaggaaggagaaatgtaagaacaaggtcaactgcaccaaaagacgaaaactgactgttggagccaaatttccttatttgcttatattgtttttatttagttttctctgattgattgctggcttcagttcatgctgaatttccctttctgcagattgctccgcccacttcctgttgagaaccaggaagtgtcgacagggatgggactgttgctatggtgcggttgccatggtagcctcctttaattgtgttcagctgggaacactggggggtgattgcatggaggacaaacagttttggagcgtgtggtgtggtgtgtggtcaggtctcactgctgtgacaatgtgccattcaagccaaggtcagcatacataatgttctagaacctacttttcatttcattttgatagcttggaataaagggattgtcatatccaaacacatttctacagtactggacattcaatcatcaaaatggtcaacacagtatcagtatcagtatcagcccaaagataagtgctgtacaatgacaataaaatgccTCGTAGCCGATTATACAAATGTGATCAATTCATCTTGATATTTTCCTGCCACAGTGAATAGGTTTCCCTTTTTAAAGGGCAAATTCCTCCCAGGGTattttgtcctaatgactgtctggatAAAGGGAGGAGAATATAATTcaggaaaacaatttattttactaataaactagattaagtaacacatttttacagttagctaaattggacagaacacctgcatcatcttctcaacaacacccacattcttacaaacaacatatttaagaatggtggtgttaaatacaaagtgcattcagatacaaacaattatttttgatgtttacTCCATTAAAGGACATAAatgtgcacatgtatgcactgattaaaaatacagaacaataatgcccacgtttagactttctccatcaaacgccatcttgctttctcctcctttctatttccagcagactagtagaacatcttaggtgtattgctgccctccacagtctattaacaaaatgtcttccttctgtcctatggcccacactacagacttggacacaaacaggacagaaagtaaaaagcagctttaaggaggtcaaaacaaaatgtatgcattctttccaacggccgctgggtggcagcagaggctccatgtatcacctgaagaaacatttgacttctgacctttccacattatttctctcatctttactgctggagttcagctcactgaggatgtaagctacattttggtattttaattatctttaattattcataaacaggcttaaaacaaaccattattatcattactgcctcatttccccccactctctactaattaaaactattctagcacaaaaacattcaggatgttcatacaaaaaatattacacatcccccaaacgtaccattttattatggtattcatataatattacatttaatatacacatggtcataacagtgctgacaatttaaattccctgtggggattaataaagtatttctgattctgatcattacatcactctcataaagccttcaatgctgaatatgttttttaccatagctcagcttcacaatgttggaatattgactgctgatattaacattcttctattgtttacaatattacagtctactctttttctttgctcaaatgaacaggatggaagtgtctttaattgtcactactgagtgtaattatgtatataataatcttcattaccgcttgatttaactctcattttattttatccatagagaacttaaccataaaaagatgtctgcacatcaataaaccgtcactaaacttcaataaaactaaatacatcatatttgaagattgtaaaaatgtaaaccacaaattatgatggataatattgaaattaaaGGAATTAAGGTAATCGCATTTTTctgagttaatatagatgatgaagtaaactggacactacatgtaagtcatataaagaaaacaataaaacaatggagtgcaatactaaagagaataaaatacgtacaaatattaactagaattattgtacccaacttcagttgaagcatacattgtttattgcataaaagtctggggacatacatataaaacaatcacaaaacaatcatcatattacaaaagagagtaataaagataagtcatagaatggattatagagacccaacaaattattcataaagtcacacattttaaaagtaaaagatcttgtataaaagacaactgttcaaatgatgtataaagtaaataataatatgcttccagaagtggtccagaagatgtttcagatgtgaaccagtaaatatgaactaagagggatttatgtgtactcaaaagcaaaggtatgaacacatgtaaaacaaatatgtacatcatataaaggagttcatctatggaattatctacaattacaaaataaaatatgtaacacgtcatttttcaaaaaacatataaaacactattatgaataagtatagaggtaaattatggatatttacacatacaatgtttattgcatgtaacataattgtatgtactgtttattctcaccttttcagtcaaattgttgtgttcatttcaaagtacacaaatgtgtatattaatgcATGTACATGACTGTAATAAACACACTAATCTGAAgtctctaatctataaatgttagaatcatattaacaagattgtgttagacaaacaacaatgtcacacatgttatatgtgctgatgttgttagaaagtcaaaatgaaagtctggacagtttatttcaaatcctgcagtttcatttgctgctgctgttctcaccagcacacttgtgtttcttacactggtacttagaagacaatctttcaccacacacactgcaactcaacactttctctcctgggtgtctttttcATATGCACTGTAAGAGTGTTTAGGTGACCAAAGCTTTTATCGCagcttgaacaggagtatggtttttcaccagactGCTATATCATGTGTAATTTTAAGTGTCGTCCTTCTAtataacttttacaacatactgaacatatgaaaggtttttcaccagcgtgtgttctcatttttacttttaaactttgtcttatgacaaaacttttaccacattatgagaaggaacaaggtttttctccagtgtgtattctcatgtgtgtttttaaatgttgccttcgaatagattttttaccaaagattgaacatgaaaaaggtttttctccagtgtgtagtgtcatgtgtgctttgaaatgcttcttttgagtaaaatctttaccgcagattgaacatgaaaaaggtttttctccagtgtgtgttctcaaatgTACTTATAAAccttgatttattacaaaacttttaccacattctgagcaggaaattttattttctccagtggtaatctcatatgtactttcaaagattgcctttgagtaaaatttttaacacaaattgaacatgaaaaaggttttttctccagtgtgtattgtcatgtgtgttttaaaatgttgccttcgagtaaaatttttaccacagattgaacatgaaaaacgttttactccagtgtgtgttctcatatgtacttttaaactttgatttagtacgatacttttaccacagtctgagcaggaaacattttttttctccattgtgtaatctcatatgtactttcaaagattgcctttgagtaaaatttttgacacaaattgaacatgaaaaaggtttttctccagtgtgtattgtcatgtgtgttttaaaattttgccttcgagtaaaatttttaccacagattgaacatgaaaaaggtttttctccagtgtctattctcatgtgtgttttcaaattatggctttgagtataatttttaccacattctgagcaggaacaatgttttcctccagtgtgtgtactcatgtgtgaTTTTAAATAGTACCTTCGAATAAaaactttaccacagattgaacataaaaaaggtctttctccagtgtgtgttctcatgtgtactttcaaatagctactttttacaaaacctttactacagattgaacaagtaaaaggtttttctccagtgtgtgttctcatgtgtgatttcagacgacaatggtatttaaaagttttgtgacagagagaagatgtgaagtgagtgttgtcagtgtgacatgtcttatcatctttagagtcttcatcatcagtgtcaggagagtgtgacgttgtgtcctcactatctgatagtggagctaagagcttgtctgcttgtgatcctccacagtggtctccatcagcttctgttgtcatgtgttgtgttgagctgctgcttggaggctccccccctcccctctcctcactttcacctttcacctcatcatcttcactcttcacagggacaccagtcactgggaactcctccaaccatttaggctgactgatgccctcttcctcctcttcctctctaatgTAAGGGGTcactgggtcctcctcttcctccttggagtgaggggtcagtggatccaccacttcctttttaaaatggggtgtcagtgggtcctcctcttcctttttaaaatggggtatcagtgggtattcctcttccttcttaatgtgggagggctgtggctcctctgtccgcatcctgaagctccacttctgttgctcagggtgaagatgttcttcacagacgtctgcaagacaaacacagcatctctgctcagtcacacaatgcattcactacttttacatgcacttaggaaaaacaagttatcgtatgaactgtcttgaaatctcagtgacgcacaaacacgctgctcttaacaacattattcacaggaaaagaaacaaaaaccaggacgacaggactttttactatggatgaacgatatggtttaaaattgattttgcgatacagtatttcatttagaattactgatagaaccattttaaaacaggctacacaggctcctaatttagtggctgaaatatgcagtaaaatattacatttccagtattattttctcaaaaaaagtaaccagatataacagtaaataaacaagtacattattaataactgttttgacaaaataatactattagaaacgaacaatatgttactgcatatgtcagctgccaaattaggagcttgtgtacctattttgaaattattctattctcaatcatatatcaaattatatattgtgacatattgttattaggatatagatttgaggtcatatcgcccataccaaacattggttcgtcgagtcattttgtttggcccaccaaatatatttaattttaatattcttcagatgtgtgtgtatgtctaaaatgtgggactactgttctacatcatgtggaagtgtcatgtcatggggatggtgtgcttttaactaagggtgtgacgatgaacatgattcttacacatgtgtgtacttcatgtgtatatgaatgtactttcccttgtgtgcttagtttgactgtaacttcatagtggataatatctataaacaacctcaattgttttacatctttaatttgaaggactgtttacttatctgacaaattcaaaggaaactgcacttttttaaaaatgttacctatcattcacaatccttatgtaagacatttgtttcaaactattatgaatttgaattattaaataatcatgagcaaaaaatcagctaacattggagtcaatgggagctcctctgttagacccacaaagtcctcccaaaaaacatccaaaaattgccaacaatactcattttacattttgtgacctgaatattaaccaagtattaatgatattgttattataagcgctaacgttaaggacctacttttagcggcgcgttgatcacagaagtaactagcttatgctgctatattgacatactgaactgttttctcacctctaagatggtgaaagctaattctacaaaccctgtctccatatgagttgggaaattgtgttagatgtaaatataaacggaatacaatgatt belongs to Nerophis ophidion isolate RoL-2023_Sa unplaced genomic scaffold, RoL_Noph_v1.0 HiC_scaffold_31, whole genome shotgun sequence and includes:
- the LOC133546534 gene encoding oocyte zinc finger protein XlCOF22-like, which translates into the protein MNARQEERPLQQQEDPQPPHIKEEEEEVWISQEGECPVGQEEADVSKFPLTVVSVKTEEHEDKPPESSQLHHSPNVCEEHLLPEQQKWSFRMEPQPSHIKKEKKHPLIPHFKAEEDDPLTTHIKEEEEDSLTPNFKKEEEKPLITHFKEEEEDLLTPYFKEEEEDQEPPHIKEEEEEEGISQPKWLEEFPVTGVPVKSEDDEVKGESEERGGGEPPSSSSTQHMTTEADGDHCGGSQADKLLAPLSDSEDTTSHSPDTDDEDSKDDKTCHTDNTHFTCSHCHKTFKYHCRLKSHMRTHTGEKPFSCSICGKGFTVGHSLKVHMRTHTCEKRFSCSTCGKGFTQSQSLKIHIRTHTREKPFSCSLCSKGFTQSINLKVHMRTHTSEKPFSCSICGKGFRESQHLKVHMRTHTGEKPFSCSNCGKHFTQRPDLKVHMRTHTGEKPFSCSICGKDFTQRPHLKVHMRTHTGEKPFSCSICGKDFTRRENFKKHMRIHTGEKPFPVQSAVNILRNGTI